The Lichenihabitans psoromatis genome contains a region encoding:
- the pepN gene encoding aminopeptidase N yields the protein MRADQDQPIRLVDYRPSDYVIDTIDLDIILHPTATRVTSRLSIRPNPKGRANAPLVLDGDGLVPVAVTLDDAALDLSTGFATADRLTIETPPQRPFVLIVETRLDPTANTKLMGLYRSGSAYCTQCEAEGFRRITYALDRPDVLSVFTTRIEAARAEASVLLGNGNLVRQGTVEAAEGEDRHFAVWHDPHPKPPYLFAVVGGNLASIHDSFSTSEGRVVSLGIYVEPGKEPLAVYAMDALKRSMRWDETAFGRAYDLDVFNIVAVSDFNMGAMENKGLNVFNDKYILASPETATDADYAGIETVVAHEYFHNWTGNRITCRDWFQLCLKEGLTVFRDQEFSADQRSRAVKRIADVRTLRARQFPEDGGPLAHSVRPVVYREINNFYTATIYEKGAEIIRMLQLLIGSDAFATGMTLYFDRYDGTAATIEQFIGCFAETSGRDLTQFMRWYEQAGTPVVTATHGYDASAKTLTLDIAQRTPETPGQSEKSPLVMPLALGLVGAEGDAIPLDAVRSDDLTEAERKAGTIELTTAERRIVLHDVPGPVSPSWLRGFSAPVRLISSLTEQDRLILLAHDSDGFNRWEAAQTLVSHYILDGLTSDEAPDEERLAALLSAFSAVLNGALVDPAFTAQVLNLPSEADLARDVGRDVDPDAIHRRREELRGDIGQTLRTPLLDLYDTLSKPVAYSPDASSAGRRALRNVVLGYLAAGDPMDGARLCAAQFDTADNMTDRMAALGIMTLIPGSKQDGLLARFYAMFERDALVVDKWLAVQAVSPDPTTLDRVQSLMRHPAFSLSNPNRVYSLIGSFASNPTQFNRADGRGYDLVAEVVLAVDAINPQVAARVLNAFRSWRMMESGRRDRAEAALRRISARNTLSADVRDIVDRSLA from the coding sequence ATGCGCGCCGACCAGGACCAGCCTATCCGCCTCGTCGACTACCGACCGTCAGACTATGTGATCGATACAATCGATCTCGACATCATCCTTCATCCGACCGCGACGCGCGTGACGTCACGCCTGTCGATCCGTCCCAACCCCAAGGGCCGAGCCAATGCGCCGCTGGTCCTTGATGGTGATGGGCTTGTCCCCGTTGCCGTGACGCTCGACGACGCCGCGCTCGATTTATCGACGGGGTTCGCGACAGCAGATCGTCTCACTATCGAGACACCGCCGCAACGGCCGTTCGTCCTCATTGTCGAAACCCGGCTGGACCCGACGGCCAACACCAAACTGATGGGTCTTTACCGGTCAGGCTCGGCTTATTGTACGCAATGCGAGGCGGAGGGCTTCCGCCGCATCACCTACGCGCTCGACCGGCCGGACGTCCTGTCGGTCTTCACGACCCGCATCGAGGCCGCACGCGCCGAGGCAAGTGTGCTGCTCGGCAACGGCAATCTGGTGCGGCAAGGCACGGTCGAGGCTGCCGAAGGTGAGGACCGGCATTTCGCGGTCTGGCACGATCCGCACCCCAAGCCGCCATATTTGTTCGCGGTCGTCGGCGGCAATCTCGCGTCGATCCACGACAGCTTCTCGACCAGCGAGGGACGCGTCGTCTCGCTCGGAATCTATGTCGAGCCCGGCAAGGAGCCGCTCGCGGTCTATGCGATGGACGCGCTGAAACGCTCGATGCGTTGGGACGAAACAGCGTTCGGCCGCGCCTATGATCTTGATGTGTTCAACATCGTTGCGGTCTCGGACTTCAACATGGGCGCGATGGAGAATAAGGGCCTCAACGTCTTCAACGACAAATACATCCTGGCGTCCCCCGAAACCGCAACCGATGCCGATTACGCAGGCATCGAAACCGTAGTAGCGCATGAATATTTCCACAACTGGACCGGCAATCGGATCACCTGCCGGGACTGGTTCCAACTCTGCCTGAAGGAAGGTCTCACGGTCTTCCGCGACCAGGAGTTCAGCGCCGACCAGCGCTCGCGTGCCGTGAAGCGCATCGCGGATGTTCGCACGTTGCGGGCGCGCCAGTTTCCCGAAGATGGCGGACCGCTGGCTCATAGCGTCCGGCCCGTCGTCTATCGCGAGATCAACAATTTCTACACGGCGACCATCTACGAGAAGGGCGCCGAGATCATCCGCATGCTGCAATTGCTGATCGGCAGCGACGCTTTTGCAACCGGCATGACGTTGTATTTCGATCGGTACGACGGCACCGCCGCCACGATCGAGCAATTCATTGGGTGCTTCGCCGAGACATCGGGGCGCGATCTAACCCAATTCATGCGCTGGTACGAGCAGGCCGGCACGCCAGTGGTGACAGCCACCCACGGCTACGATGCTTCTGCCAAGACCCTGACGCTCGACATCGCGCAGCGCACACCGGAGACGCCGGGGCAGTCCGAGAAGTCGCCGCTCGTCATGCCGCTCGCGCTGGGCCTCGTCGGCGCAGAGGGAGACGCGATCCCGCTCGACGCCGTCCGAAGCGACGATCTGACCGAGGCGGAGCGTAAAGCCGGAACCATCGAGCTCACGACAGCGGAGCGCCGGATCGTCCTTCATGACGTTCCCGGGCCCGTTTCTCCATCCTGGTTGCGCGGATTTTCGGCTCCGGTCCGTCTGATATCGAGCCTCACGGAACAGGATCGGTTGATCCTGCTGGCGCATGATAGCGACGGCTTCAATCGATGGGAGGCGGCTCAGACTCTCGTGAGCCACTATATTCTCGACGGTTTGACGTCGGACGAAGCACCGGACGAGGAGCGTCTCGCCGCGCTGCTCAGCGCCTTTTCGGCCGTGCTCAACGGGGCGCTGGTCGACCCTGCCTTTACGGCGCAGGTTCTCAACCTTCCGAGCGAAGCGGATCTGGCGCGCGATGTCGGCCGGGATGTCGATCCCGATGCCATCCATCGTCGACGCGAAGAGCTTCGAGGCGATATCGGCCAAACCCTCCGCACACCCCTCCTCGACCTCTACGACACGCTGTCCAAGCCGGTGGCCTATAGCCCAGACGCATCCAGCGCGGGACGAAGAGCTCTGCGAAACGTCGTCCTCGGTTATCTGGCGGCCGGCGACCCGATGGACGGCGCACGCCTCTGCGCGGCGCAGTTCGACACGGCCGATAACATGACCGATCGCATGGCCGCACTCGGGATCATGACCCTCATCCCCGGTTCCAAACAAGACGGCCTGCTGGCGCGGTTTTATGCGATGTTCGAGCGCGACGCGCTTGTGGTCGACAAATGGCTCGCGGTGCAGGCCGTAAGCCCTGATCCCACCACCTTGGACCGGGTGCAGAGCCTCATGCGCCATCCCGCCTTCTCGTTATCGAACCCCAACCGGGTCTACTCCCTGATCGGCTCCTTCGCGAGCAATCCAACTCAGTTCAATCGTGCCGACGGCCGCGGATATGACCTCGTGGCCGAGGTCGTCCTGGCGGTCGATGCCATCAACCCCCAGGTCGCCGCGCGCGTGCTGAACGCCTTTCGATCCTGGCGGATGATGGAGAGCGGCCGCCGCGATCGTGCCGAGGCCGCACTTCGCCGCATCTCGGCACGAAATACGCTATCGGCCGACGTCCGCGACATCGTCGACCGATCGCTTGCCTAA
- a CDS encoding MFS transporter encodes MLLRLLISKRFAPLFWCQFFSAFNDNLVRTMLAMMILFRVGEEAAGPLVTLAVGVFIAPSLLLSAVGGQLADASDKAKVARWLKLGEFAIQILVAAGFWFGSIGTLFVGLFALGAAAALFSPIKYGILPDHLSTEELTAGNAFIEGATFVAILLGLVAGGITGLKSTAPWLVVAQLIGVGLASYLATLFIPSTRIAAPGLKITRNLVASTFTMIRDLRTSRRLWIGALGVSWFWLSGAVTLSLVPLVVKQRIGGGVEVETAISVFFAIGVGLGSLATVLIARGRIYIKHVPFAAVFMAIFLVDIGLATSSLGNVHETMSLGDFLHSFIGLRIAIDLIGLACAGGMFSVPLFAAVQSWSSEDRRARVVAGVSVLNALFMVLGSVVTASLQSAYINVPDPVLLIGLGAANVGAALYFYVTLPRGHAVTYAPDTYATDLGAGGERSRA; translated from the coding sequence ATGCTTCTGAGGTTGTTGATCTCGAAACGGTTCGCGCCATTATTCTGGTGCCAGTTCTTTTCCGCCTTCAACGACAATCTCGTCCGCACTATGCTGGCCATGATGATCCTGTTCCGCGTCGGCGAAGAAGCGGCAGGGCCGCTCGTCACACTCGCGGTCGGTGTGTTTATCGCGCCATCCCTGCTTTTGTCCGCGGTCGGCGGCCAACTGGCCGATGCGAGCGACAAGGCCAAGGTGGCGCGTTGGCTGAAGCTGGGCGAATTCGCGATCCAGATCCTGGTTGCGGCAGGATTCTGGTTCGGCTCGATCGGTACCCTCTTCGTCGGTTTGTTTGCGCTCGGCGCGGCGGCCGCCCTGTTCAGCCCGATCAAATACGGCATTCTCCCCGATCACCTGTCGACCGAGGAACTCACCGCCGGCAATGCTTTCATCGAGGGTGCGACCTTCGTGGCGATCCTGCTCGGCCTCGTGGCGGGTGGCATTACCGGCCTAAAATCCACCGCGCCGTGGCTCGTGGTGGCGCAATTGATCGGCGTCGGTCTCGCCTCTTATCTGGCAACCTTATTTATTCCATCGACCCGCATCGCGGCGCCCGGCCTCAAAATAACGCGCAACCTCGTCGCGTCGACTTTCACGATGATCCGCGATCTTCGCACCAGCCGCCGCCTCTGGATTGGCGCGCTCGGCGTCAGTTGGTTCTGGCTGAGCGGCGCCGTCACGTTGTCGCTCGTCCCGCTCGTGGTCAAGCAGCGGATCGGCGGCGGCGTCGAGGTCGAGACCGCCATCAGCGTGTTTTTTGCCATCGGCGTCGGCCTCGGATCGCTCGCCACCGTGCTGATTGCGCGTGGGCGTATCTACATCAAACACGTGCCATTTGCGGCCGTGTTCATGGCCATCTTCCTGGTCGATATCGGCCTTGCGACATCCTCGCTCGGCAACGTGCACGAAACCATGAGCCTCGGCGATTTCCTGCATAGCTTCATCGGCTTGCGGATCGCCATTGACCTGATCGGCCTCGCCTGCGCTGGAGGCATGTTCTCGGTGCCTCTTTTCGCCGCAGTCCAATCTTGGTCGAGCGAGGATCGTCGGGCGCGGGTTGTTGCGGGCGTCAGCGTCCTCAACGCTCTGTTCATGGTGCTCGGCTCGGTCGTGACCGCAAGCCTCCAATCGGCTTACATCAACGTCCCTGATCCGGTGTTGTTGATCGGCCTTGGCGCCGCCAACGTCGGAGCGGCGCTTTACTTCTACGTGACGCTGCCGCGCGGCCACGCCGTGACCTATGCGCCCGACACCTATGCGACCGACCTCGGCGCTGGAGGCGAGCGGTCGCGAGCCTAA
- a CDS encoding mechanosensitive ion channel family protein has protein sequence MRIDAATGGRGRAATRLGRIARTVLVRLVLLWLVAGMVGGVSIPVQAEPASQTADVAATPPNAKLQTLMTLLSDPDVQAAMKRRDGNGVEAPAQTAPPKTMAVGLADHLQVLRAHLLDVAANVKTLPNDFRAARGMVAEAISQRGWLSIALFFSGFVALGFGAEWVFRRLTKRFLTWLLGLTLASVDERVRAVFARFIYGIGLVGSFALGSVGAFLLFDWPIVIKEILLGYLLAFLFVRLCSVVGRLLLAPGAQRFRVVPISSAGARFLFERWIVMAIVVGFGAETISIFGRFGLTPLSSELCGDVLGLILLLVGLDILWRAPPMALVEGVDPAIGSTDTVELPKAGFSTRHHSGLVIAASCLLLVLLVLWIVDATHLFWLVAFMGALPGVIVMARHSVNHVLRPAGSSFSVGDSKTLDVIVFERGVRCVIIVGAALLLGRIFDIDVVTLTMQDTVATRLVRGVISIVVIALAADFLWHVLKALIDRKLEISMISADGTEDAGHAARLQTLLPIVSNILLVAIVVVAGMMALSAGGVEIGPLIASAGVVGVAIGFGAQTLVKDIISGIFYLFDDAFRIGEYIQSGTYKGTVESFSLRSVKLRHQRGALYTVPFGILGAVQNQSRDWVVDKIVMNVPYGTDLEKVRKIVKRIGETLAEDPDFGPEILNPLKMQGVVQFGDFAIQIQTKMMTKPGDVQFMARRRALLMINKSFAENGIGFAVPMVHVAGDGANGAAAQMGYDLLKQVKVD, from the coding sequence ATGCGTATAGACGCAGCGACCGGCGGCCGGGGGCGAGCCGCAACGAGATTGGGCCGCATCGCCCGAACCGTCTTGGTTCGGCTCGTCTTGTTGTGGCTGGTTGCCGGGATGGTGGGCGGCGTATCCATCCCCGTGCAGGCGGAGCCGGCATCGCAGACCGCCGATGTCGCAGCGACGCCGCCCAATGCCAAGTTGCAGACCCTGATGACGCTTCTTTCGGATCCGGACGTTCAGGCCGCGATGAAACGGCGGGACGGCAACGGCGTCGAGGCACCGGCCCAAACCGCGCCGCCGAAGACGATGGCGGTCGGTCTTGCGGATCATTTGCAGGTGTTGCGCGCGCACCTCCTCGATGTCGCAGCCAATGTCAAAACGCTCCCCAATGATTTTCGTGCCGCACGCGGCATGGTCGCTGAGGCGATCAGCCAGCGTGGCTGGTTGTCGATCGCGCTTTTCTTTTCCGGCTTCGTGGCGCTCGGCTTCGGCGCCGAATGGGTTTTTCGGCGCCTCACGAAGCGATTCCTCACGTGGCTTCTCGGCCTGACGCTCGCGAGCGTCGACGAACGCGTCCGCGCCGTCTTCGCGCGTTTCATTTATGGCATCGGCCTTGTCGGCAGCTTCGCGCTCGGCAGCGTCGGGGCGTTTCTGCTGTTCGACTGGCCGATCGTCATCAAGGAGATCCTGCTCGGCTACCTGCTCGCGTTTTTGTTCGTGCGGCTCTGTTCCGTTGTCGGCCGTCTGCTTCTAGCGCCCGGCGCGCAGCGGTTCCGCGTCGTGCCGATCTCCAGCGCGGGCGCACGATTTCTGTTCGAGCGTTGGATCGTCATGGCGATCGTGGTCGGGTTCGGCGCCGAAACGATCAGCATCTTCGGCCGCTTCGGACTGACGCCTTTATCGAGCGAACTCTGCGGCGACGTCCTCGGCCTCATCCTGCTGCTCGTCGGCCTTGATATCCTCTGGCGCGCGCCGCCGATGGCGCTTGTCGAAGGTGTCGATCCGGCGATCGGTTCGACCGACACGGTGGAGCTGCCCAAGGCAGGCTTCTCGACGCGTCACCACTCCGGCCTTGTCATCGCGGCATCCTGCCTGCTGCTGGTTCTTCTCGTTCTCTGGATCGTGGATGCGACCCATCTGTTCTGGTTGGTCGCCTTCATGGGTGCGCTTCCGGGCGTGATCGTCATGGCGCGACATTCCGTCAATCACGTGCTGCGGCCGGCCGGATCGAGCTTCTCGGTCGGAGACTCAAAGACGCTCGACGTCATCGTGTTTGAACGCGGTGTTCGATGCGTCATTATCGTGGGGGCGGCCTTGCTGCTCGGCCGCATCTTCGACATCGATGTCGTCACCCTGACGATGCAGGATACGGTGGCGACGCGGCTGGTGCGCGGCGTCATCAGCATCGTCGTGATCGCGCTCGCGGCCGATTTCCTTTGGCATGTCTTGAAGGCGCTCATCGATCGCAAACTCGAAATCAGCATGATCAGCGCCGATGGCACGGAGGATGCCGGCCATGCAGCGCGGCTCCAGACGCTGCTCCCGATCGTCAGCAACATCCTGCTGGTCGCCATCGTGGTGGTCGCCGGCATGATGGCGCTCTCGGCCGGTGGGGTCGAGATCGGCCCCTTGATCGCCAGCGCCGGTGTGGTCGGCGTCGCGATCGGCTTCGGCGCTCAAACGCTCGTCAAAGACATTATCAGCGGGATTTTCTACCTCTTCGACGACGCTTTCCGCATCGGCGAATATATCCAAAGCGGCACCTACAAAGGCACGGTGGAATCGTTCAGCCTGCGATCCGTCAAGCTGCGCCATCAGCGCGGCGCACTCTATACGGTGCCGTTCGGCATCCTCGGCGCCGTGCAAAACCAGAGCCGCGACTGGGTGGTCGACAAGATCGTGATGAACGTCCCCTACGGCACGGACCTCGAGAAAGTCCGCAAGATCGTCAAGCGCATCGGCGAAACTCTGGCTGAAGATCCCGACTTCGGGCCCGAAATTTTGAACCCGCTGAAAATGCAGGGCGTGGTGCAGTTCGGCGACTTCGCGATTCAGATTCAGACCAAGATGATGACCAAGCCTGGCGACGTACAATTCATGGCGCGGCGACGAGCGCTTCTCATGATCAACAAATCATTCGCCGAGAACGGCATTGGATTTGCGGTGCCCATGGTCCATGTAGCCGGAGATGGGGCGAACGGCGCGGCCGCCCAGATGGGCTATGATCTTTTGAAACAGGTCAAGGTCGACTAA
- a CDS encoding glycine--tRNA ligase subunit alpha, with protein MSAFAGSALDPRRSFQGLILTLQQFWAEQGCVVLQPYDMEVGAGTFHPATTLRSLGPRPWRAAYVQPSRRPKDGRYGENPNRGQHYYQFQAILKPSPPDLQELYLRSLQAIGIDLALHDVRFVEDDWESPTLGAWGLGWECWCDGMEVSQFTYFQQVAGVECSPVSGEITYGLERLAMYVQGVDSIFDLNFNGRDGDDRISYGDVFKQAEQEYSRFNFEYADTALLFQHFKDAEGEARALLKAGEPGPDGGVHLLALPAYDQCIKASHLFNLLDARGVISVTERQSYILRVRELAKACGAAWLKTAGGRAA; from the coding sequence ATGTCCGCATTTGCCGGAAGCGCCCTCGATCCGCGACGATCGTTTCAGGGCCTGATCCTCACGCTGCAGCAATTCTGGGCCGAGCAAGGCTGCGTCGTGCTTCAGCCCTACGACATGGAGGTTGGAGCCGGCACCTTCCATCCGGCCACCACGCTCCGGTCGCTCGGGCCGAGGCCCTGGCGCGCCGCCTATGTGCAGCCCTCGCGGCGGCCGAAGGATGGGCGATACGGGGAGAACCCCAACCGAGGGCAGCATTACTACCAGTTCCAGGCCATCCTGAAGCCCTCGCCGCCGGATTTGCAGGAGCTTTACCTGCGCTCGCTCCAGGCCATCGGCATCGACCTTGCGCTGCATGACGTGCGGTTCGTCGAGGACGATTGGGAAAGCCCGACGCTGGGCGCTTGGGGGCTTGGCTGGGAATGCTGGTGCGACGGCATGGAAGTCAGTCAATTCACCTATTTCCAACAGGTCGCGGGCGTCGAATGCTCGCCGGTGTCGGGCGAGATCACCTATGGGCTGGAGCGTCTCGCCATGTATGTGCAGGGCGTCGACAGCATCTTCGATCTGAACTTCAACGGTCGTGATGGTGACGACCGTATTTCCTACGGTGACGTGTTCAAACAAGCCGAGCAGGAATATTCGCGTTTCAACTTCGAATATGCCGATACGGCTTTGTTGTTTCAGCATTTTAAGGACGCCGAGGGCGAGGCGCGTGCGCTGCTGAAAGCGGGCGAGCCAGGTCCCGATGGCGGCGTTCATCTGCTTGCCTTGCCGGCCTATGACCAGTGCATCAAGGCCTCCCATCTGTTCAACCTTCTCGATGCGCGTGGCGTGATTTCGGTGACCGAACGGCAGAGTTACATCTTGCGCGTGCGTGAATTGGCGAAAGCCTGCGGTGCGGCATGGTTGAAGACCGCCGGCGGGAGAGCAGCCTGA
- the glyS gene encoding glycine--tRNA ligase subunit beta, whose protein sequence is MPDLLLELFSEEIPARMQAQAAADLQRLVTGALVDRGLTYEGAQSFATPRRLTLHVVGLPARQPDTREERKGPRVGAPDAAVQGFLKSAGLASLADATIVSDPKKGDSYVAHIERPGRATPEVLADIMPGIVLAFPWPKSMRWGRGSDKPDALRWVRPLQSIVCTFSSDTEEPEIVPFTVGGIASGDTTRGHRFMAPASFSVKRFDDYAPALEKAKVVLDPERRKSIILHDARDLTFAQGLELVEDEALLNEVAGLVEWPVVLMGSFDESFLAIPPEVIRATIRANQKCFVVRRPGETRLANRFLLTANIEASDGGVAIVGGNERVVRARLSDAKFFWETDLKVPLADRLPKLDSIVFHEKLGTQGARVKRIAALARELAPLVGADPALAERAATLAKTDLVSEMVGEFPELQGLMGRYYATHQGEHASVAAAVEEHYRPQGPSDRVPTDPVSIAVALADKLDTLVGFWSIDEKPTGSKDPYALRRAALGVIRIVIENGIRVRLLPHGADLLSFFADRLKVYLRDKGARHDLIDAVFALPGQDDLLMVVRRVEALGKLLDTEDGENLLAGHRRAANILRAEEKKDGAGAFDAAYDPALLTQDEERALADILDRVRLEATAALRREDFEGATRALALLRPPVDAFFDKVTVNADDASLRLNRLRLLNALRQTTLTVADFSRVGG, encoded by the coding sequence ATGCCCGATCTTCTGCTCGAACTCTTTTCCGAAGAGATCCCGGCCCGTATGCAGGCCCAGGCGGCCGCGGACTTGCAACGCCTCGTGACCGGCGCGCTGGTGGATCGTGGCCTGACCTACGAGGGCGCGCAGAGTTTCGCGACGCCGCGCCGACTGACCCTGCACGTGGTCGGGCTTCCGGCTCGCCAGCCCGACACGCGCGAGGAACGCAAAGGCCCGCGCGTCGGTGCCCCGGATGCGGCTGTCCAGGGTTTTCTGAAAAGCGCCGGACTGGCATCGCTGGCCGACGCCACGATCGTCTCCGATCCGAAGAAGGGCGATTCTTACGTCGCTCATATCGAGCGGCCGGGTCGCGCCACACCCGAGGTGCTGGCCGACATCATGCCCGGGATCGTGCTCGCTTTTCCCTGGCCGAAGTCGATGCGCTGGGGCCGTGGGTCGGACAAGCCCGACGCTTTGCGCTGGGTGCGTCCGCTGCAATCGATCGTCTGCACCTTCAGCAGCGACACCGAGGAACCCGAGATCGTGCCGTTCACGGTCGGCGGGATCGCGTCCGGTGACACGACTCGCGGACATCGCTTCATGGCCCCGGCCAGCTTCAGTGTGAAGCGGTTCGACGATTACGCTCCGGCTCTCGAGAAGGCCAAGGTGGTGCTCGACCCCGAGCGGCGTAAATCGATCATCCTCCATGACGCGCGTGACCTGACCTTCGCCCAAGGGCTGGAACTCGTCGAGGACGAGGCTCTACTCAACGAGGTGGCCGGCTTGGTCGAATGGCCAGTGGTTTTGATGGGGAGTTTCGACGAGAGCTTTCTCGCGATCCCGCCCGAGGTGATCCGCGCCACCATCCGGGCCAATCAGAAATGCTTCGTAGTGCGGCGACCGGGTGAGACGCGGCTCGCCAATCGCTTCTTGCTGACCGCCAATATCGAGGCGAGTGATGGTGGTGTCGCGATCGTCGGCGGCAACGAGAGGGTCGTGCGGGCCCGCCTGTCGGACGCGAAATTCTTCTGGGAAACGGACCTGAAAGTGCCGTTGGCCGATCGTCTGCCCAAGCTCGACAGCATCGTGTTCCACGAAAAGCTCGGCACGCAAGGCGCGCGGGTGAAGCGTATCGCGGCTTTGGCGCGCGAGCTTGCGCCGCTTGTCGGGGCGGATCCGGCTCTGGCTGAACGCGCCGCGACTCTCGCCAAGACCGATCTCGTCTCCGAAATGGTTGGCGAGTTCCCCGAATTGCAGGGCCTCATGGGCCGCTACTACGCAACCCATCAGGGCGAGCATGCCAGCGTCGCCGCTGCGGTGGAGGAGCATTACCGGCCGCAAGGGCCGTCCGATCGGGTGCCGACCGATCCCGTGTCGATCGCGGTGGCGCTTGCCGACAAGCTCGATACGCTGGTCGGCTTCTGGTCGATCGACGAGAAGCCGACGGGCAGCAAGGACCCGTATGCGTTGCGCCGTGCCGCGCTCGGTGTGATCCGGATTGTGATCGAGAATGGCATCAGGGTGCGTTTACTGCCGCACGGTGCCGATCTTCTGTCCTTCTTCGCCGACCGCCTAAAGGTCTACTTGCGCGACAAGGGCGCGCGGCACGATCTAATCGATGCGGTCTTCGCGCTGCCGGGGCAGGACGACCTGCTGATGGTGGTTCGCCGCGTCGAGGCACTCGGCAAGCTGCTCGACACCGAGGATGGCGAGAATCTCCTGGCCGGTCATCGCCGCGCCGCCAACATCCTGCGGGCCGAGGAGAAGAAGGACGGAGCGGGCGCGTTCGACGCCGCCTATGATCCGGCATTGCTGACCCAGGACGAGGAGCGCGCCTTGGCCGACATTCTCGATCGGGTTCGGCTGGAGGCGACCGCCGCGCTGAGGCGGGAGGATTTCGAGGGGGCCACGCGGGCTCTGGCGCTGTTGCGGCCGCCGGTCGACGCCTTCTTCGACAAGGTTACGGTCAACGCCGATGACGCGAGCCTTCGGCTCAATCGGCTGCGGCTGCTGAACGCCTTGCGGCAGACGACGCTGACGGTCGCGGATTTCTCGAGGGTGGGTGGGTAG
- a CDS encoding DUF1330 domain-containing protein: MPKAYLVSNYTAISDTEKLAAYAKLAGPAIEALGGRYIARGVAARAMEAGVQQRTVIVEFDSLETALSLYDNPAYQIALKALDGGAVRDMRIVEGVA, from the coding sequence ATGCCCAAGGCCTATCTGGTTTCCAACTACACCGCGATTTCCGATACGGAGAAGCTTGCCGCCTATGCCAAGCTGGCCGGACCGGCGATCGAGGCGCTCGGCGGCCGCTACATCGCACGCGGCGTCGCGGCGCGCGCCATGGAGGCCGGGGTGCAGCAGCGCACCGTCATCGTCGAATTCGACAGTCTCGAGACGGCGCTCAGCCTCTACGATAACCCGGCGTATCAGATCGCACTTAAGGCGCTGGATGGCGGCGCGGTGCGCGACATGCGGATCGTCGAAGGCGTCGCCTGA
- a CDS encoding exodeoxyribonuclease VII small subunit produces MSDQATGGVDVAGLPFEKALAQLEEIVGQLEKGSVPLEESIVIYERGEALKKHCETLLRNAEMRIEKITLGADGHPTGLAPLDVE; encoded by the coding sequence GTGAGTGATCAAGCGACCGGTGGGGTCGACGTTGCCGGATTGCCGTTCGAGAAGGCCTTGGCGCAACTCGAGGAGATCGTCGGGCAATTGGAGAAGGGCAGCGTGCCGCTCGAAGAGTCGATTGTGATCTACGAGCGTGGCGAAGCCCTGAAGAAACATTGCGAAACGCTGTTGCGCAACGCGGAAATGCGGATCGAAAAGATCACGCTCGGGGCGGACGGCCATCCGACCGGTCTCGCGCCTCTCGACGTCGAATAG
- a CDS encoding cytochrome b/b6 domain-containing protein, which produces MSHAEALQPTSEAARPGGDTLVKRHSAIVRLTHWINVLCLTMLLMSGLQIFNAHPSLDFGKISNFVDPPIAIGADEANGAPRGFVSLWGHKFNTTGVLGLSSLDGKPTERAFPAWLTLPSYQDLGTGRAIHFVFAWLFVLNGLIYLIYGFATRHFRRDFIPTGEQMRHFGGAIRDHIRLRFPKGEEARRYNAIQKLTYFLVVFVMLPLLVLAGWTMSPGLDAAFPQLLDLFGGRQTARSVHFFAAFGLVLFVIVHVALVLLSGVFNNMRSMITGWYDIGREPDSHA; this is translated from the coding sequence ATGTCTCATGCTGAAGCGCTGCAGCCGACGAGCGAGGCAGCAAGGCCCGGTGGCGACACGTTGGTCAAACGGCATAGCGCCATCGTCCGCTTGACGCATTGGATCAACGTGCTGTGCTTGACCATGCTGCTGATGAGCGGTCTGCAAATCTTCAACGCGCATCCGTCGCTCGACTTCGGCAAGATCTCGAATTTCGTGGACCCGCCGATCGCCATCGGGGCTGACGAGGCCAATGGCGCGCCGCGCGGGTTCGTGTCGCTTTGGGGTCACAAGTTCAACACCACCGGCGTGCTGGGGTTGTCGTCCCTTGATGGCAAGCCGACCGAGCGCGCGTTTCCGGCCTGGCTGACGCTGCCATCTTATCAAGACCTTGGGACTGGGCGAGCCATTCACTTCGTGTTCGCGTGGCTGTTCGTGCTGAACGGGCTCATCTACCTGATCTATGGGTTCGCGACCCGGCATTTCCGGCGCGACTTCATCCCGACGGGAGAGCAGATGCGGCATTTCGGCGGTGCGATCCGCGACCATATTCGGTTGCGTTTTCCGAAGGGCGAGGAAGCACGACGCTATAACGCGATCCAGAAGCTCACCTATTTTCTGGTCGTTTTCGTCATGTTGCCGTTGCTGGTTCTTGCCGGCTGGACGATGTCGCCCGGTCTCGACGCGGCTTTTCCGCAATTGCTCGATCTGTTCGGCGGCCGCCAGACGGCGCGTTCGGTCCATTTCTTCGCGGCATTCGGCCTTGTTCTGTTCGTCATCGTCCACGTCGCGCTGGTGTTGTTATCGGGGGTGTTTAACAACATGCGCTCGATGATCACCGGCTGGTACGACATTGGCCGGGAGCCTGACTCACATGCGTAA